The sequence GATTTGCTCCCTCAAGAAATTCTTCGTAGACCCAAGCAAGGCTTTGTACTCCCATTTGAAACATGGATGAAAGGTCCACTGACGGGTTTCTGTGAAGAATCCTTGAAAGTTCTTGAGGGAATTGGTGGATTTGATGTCGGGGCCGTGCAAAACATTTGGCAGGACTTCCTCAAAGGCGGAGATCCAACATGGTCACGTCTTTGGACGCTGGTGGCTCTCTCGCGTTGGGCAATTAACATAGGGGCAGTTGGATAGTGCGGATTCTTCATGTAGTTCCCGCGATAGATCCATCCGGCGGAGGGCCCGTTCGTTCTCTTATGGCGTTCATCGGTGCAACCCGGGAGATGGTTGATGTGGAGGTACTGACGACTATTTCGGGATCACCGCGGAAGTGGCGAAGATACGTAGAGAGACAAGTCAGGGTCCCCATTCACTGGATGCCGCACATGGGCCGGCACTCGAAGAATGTTTCAATCCCCGCCGTGCTCTGGCTTTACGAGAACATCTCGAGATTCGATTTGTTACACCTTCACGCCTGCTTTTCGCCCATTAACACTGTTGCGGCGGGCGTATCACGAAGAATGAGGATCCCGTACATCATACGACCCCTCGGTACCCTGTCACCCTATTCAATCAATTCCTACCACCGCACAGTCAAGAAGATCTACTGGAGATTCTTCGAAAAGAGAACTGTGGAGGGATCAGCGTCTATCCACGCTACATCTGATATGGAGTCGAGAGAAATAGGGGCGGTGGGAATGGACACCCGAATAAGGAAAATCCCCATTCCTGTCGATGTGGTGGGAAATTCGAACAGACAGGGGACATCCATTTCAAATTTCGTCTATCTGGGGAGAATCCACCCCAAGAAAGGCATCGAATTCTTCCTGAGGGCTCTCAGCAAACTTGACATCAATTACCTGCAATCACTGAAATGTAGGATCTACGGCAACGGTGACCGACGATACGTCCGTTCGGTTGAGAATCTGGTCCACAGGTTATGCCTAACCGATTACGTGTCATTTGAAGGCGAGGTGAGATGGGAGGCGAGAGAAAAGGTGTGGAAAATGGCGGATGTGTTTTTCTTGACCTCACACCACGAGAATTTTGGCGTAGCGGCTGCAGAGGCGATGGCCCGTGGAGTTCCCATCATGATTTCAGACAAGGTTGCCCTGGCAGTGGAAGTGCTAACATACGACGCCGGATGGGTCGTTCCGTTGGATGCGGATGAAATAGCCTCTATGATTCAAGACATTATCGAGAAACCAAAGGCGTGGCGGAGGAAGGGAGATAATGCAAGAATGCTGGTGCAAAACCAGTTTGACAGGGGAGTAATAGGGGAAGAACTCATTTCCATGTATCAAAATGCTCAGTCCGCACATGCTGGCTAGAATCACTCCTGTCGTCCTTACACGTAATGAGGAGGCCAACATAGGCCGCTGCCTCAAAAAGCTAACCTGGGCGGGAGACGTGGTCGTCGTGGACAGTTTCAGTTCGGACAACACCGTCAAGGTGGCCAGGGATTATGAAAATGTGAGGATTTTTCAAAGGAGATTCGATTCCCATGAGAACCAGTGGAATTTCGCTCTCACAAAAACAGACATTGACACCGAATGGGTGATGGCTCTCGACGCTGATTACATCCTGACGGATGAGCTGGTTGAAGAAATTCGCCTTACCGCGCCAAACGATGGACTTGGGGGCTACTGGGTCGACTTTGCCTACGCCACATTCGGGAAGAAGTTGAGAGGAGGCATATATCCTCCTAATGTCGTCCTCTTCAAGAAAGATGAGGGCAGATACATTCAGGATGGCCATACGCAGCGGCTTGTCATCGATTCTCCCCTCGAACTTCTTACATCCAAAATAATTCATGATGACCGTAAACCGCTTTCCCACTGGTTTAAATCTCAGCTTCGCTACCAACGGATTGAGTCTGAGAAACTGTCGAATTCTCCTGCAAAGGATCTTTCTTTCGCTGATAGACTCAGGAAGCTCGTGATCCCGGCTCCGTTTCTCATATTTCTCTATGTCCTTTTCGTCAGACGCGCTATTCTGGATGGATGGGCCGGTTGGTTTTATGCTTTTCAAAGGTTCGTCGCGGAACTCATGCTCAGTTTGTTGGTCCTCGAAAGACTCATTTCTTCGAGATCAGACTGACTTAAAGAAAATTTGTATATCCTCGGTATAAATGCCTATCACGCAGGCGCTTCAGCCTGTCTTATCCGGGACGGCGAACTCGTCGCGGCTGCGGAAGAAGAACGATTCAAACGAACAAAGTATTGGGCGGGATTCCCGGGAGAGGCGATCACATATTGCCTTGAAGAGGCCCGGATCACCCCCTGCGATCTGGATCATATCGGAATTTCACGTAATCCCAGTGCTAATTTGCACAAGAAGATTCTGTTTGCGCTTCGCCGTCGTCCTAACTTCAGTTTCATCAAAGATCGCCTTAGCAATGCGGCCCGGATCCGTGACCTAAAAACGATCTTCTGTGATGCACAGAATATGGGGCCTGACGACTTGAAAGCTGGGTTCCACAATGTGGAGCACCACAGGGCACATATGGCCAGTGCGTTTTTTGTCTCACCATTTGACGAAGCTGCAATTCTATCTATAGACGGGATGGGGGATTTCGTCAGTACCATGTGGGGAAAGGGAAAAGGAAATCAAATTGAGGTGATGGGCAGTATTCACTTCCCTCACTCCCTGGGGATCTTCTACACTGCGGTCACTCAATGGTTAGGTTTCCCCAAGTATGGAGACGAGGGCAAGGTCATGGGATTGGCCGCGTACGGTGAACCGGCATACCTGGACAGGATGCAGAAGATTGTACACATTCAGCGAGATGGTACATTTAAACTGGATCCGGACTATTTTGCACATCACGCTGAAGGGTCCACGATGACCTGGGACCGTGGGGAACCCGTTCTCGGCAGACTTTATTCCCAGAAGTTTGTGGATCTTTTTGGCCTGGCGCGTAAACCCAGGACTGAGATTACCCAACGCCACAAGGATACGGCCACTTCGCTCCAGGCGATGCTGGAGAAGGCCGAGTTCGATCTCCTGAAGATGCTTCACAGCTCAACGGGGGAAAAGGCTCTCTGCCTTGCGGGCGGTGTTGCCCTGAACAGTACTCTT comes from Candidatus Neomarinimicrobiota bacterium and encodes:
- a CDS encoding glycosyltransferase, coding for MRILHVVPAIDPSGGGPVRSLMAFIGATREMVDVEVLTTISGSPRKWRRYVERQVRVPIHWMPHMGRHSKNVSIPAVLWLYENISRFDLLHLHACFSPINTVAAGVSRRMRIPYIIRPLGTLSPYSINSYHRTVKKIYWRFFEKRTVEGSASIHATSDMESREIGAVGMDTRIRKIPIPVDVVGNSNRQGTSISNFVYLGRIHPKKGIEFFLRALSKLDINYLQSLKCRIYGNGDRRYVRSVENLVHRLCLTDYVSFEGEVRWEAREKVWKMADVFFLTSHHENFGVAAAEAMARGVPIMISDKVALAVEVLTYDAGWVVPLDADEIASMIQDIIEKPKAWRRKGDNARMLVQNQFDRGVIGEELISMYQNAQSAHAG
- a CDS encoding glycosyltransferase family 2 protein, translating into MLARITPVVLTRNEEANIGRCLKKLTWAGDVVVVDSFSSDNTVKVARDYENVRIFQRRFDSHENQWNFALTKTDIDTEWVMALDADYILTDELVEEIRLTAPNDGLGGYWVDFAYATFGKKLRGGIYPPNVVLFKKDEGRYIQDGHTQRLVIDSPLELLTSKIIHDDRKPLSHWFKSQLRYQRIESEKLSNSPAKDLSFADRLRKLVIPAPFLIFLYVLFVRRAILDGWAGWFYAFQRFVAELMLSLLVLERLISSRSD
- a CDS encoding carbamoyltransferase C-terminal domain-containing protein produces the protein MYILGINAYHAGASACLIRDGELVAAAEEERFKRTKYWAGFPGEAITYCLEEARITPCDLDHIGISRNPSANLHKKILFALRRRPNFSFIKDRLSNAARIRDLKTIFCDAQNMGPDDLKAGFHNVEHHRAHMASAFFVSPFDEAAILSIDGMGDFVSTMWGKGKGNQIEVMGSIHFPHSLGIFYTAVTQWLGFPKYGDEGKVMGLAAYGEPAYLDRMQKIVHIQRDGTFKLDPDYFAHHAEGSTMTWDRGEPVLGRLYSQKFVDLFGLARKPRTEITQRHKDTATSLQAMLEKAEFDLLKMLHSSTGEKALCLAGGVALNSTLNGKILPGTSFEDIFIQPAAGDAGTAMGVCYYIYHQVLKNPRTHILDHAYIGPSFTNGNVTQILDSHGVSYRELRNDELVREGARIVADGKVLGWFQGRMEWGPRALGNRSIIADPRREDMKDILNVRIKRREKFRPFAPSILAEATGDYFDQTYPDPFMMKVYNVLPVKRSQIPAVTHVDGSGRLQTVHRESNLLYWELIKEFESRTGVPVVLNTSFNEDEPIVCRPEEAIDCFLRTRMDALIIGNFIIEKD